In the genome of Choristoneura fumiferana chromosome 21, NRCan_CFum_1, whole genome shotgun sequence, the window CCGCGCACCCACACGCGCCACTCCTGCGCAGCCGCGTGACccggcgccgcccgccgcggcTCGCACGCGTACCCCACCTCGAGCCAAACGCGCGCGCTCAACTGACAAGCACACAAAAATGACTTGAATATTTAACAGGAAATACTACcttaagaaaaaaagaaaataaaccaATAATACTCCAGGAAAGTAGGGTACGCTCCTCTTGTTTAATCTTTCTAAAAATTGTGGTATCAAAGAGCACTATTATACCATCATGGTTTGAGAATAATTACTGCAGCGGATAAATGAATTATGCGACATACATGATGTGTCCACATCTTCAAGTTTTTATTCAGCAGTTGTTACAATTTTTGACAACCGACACCTTGAATAGCCCAAACgttatttttgtcaaaaaaagaatataaaaaaatctctacCACATTTTTATATCAAAAAGTGACGAATGAAAACAATTTCATAGTACGGTCAAgggcttaaaaatatatatacgttaacAAGACATCAAAAACATCTGTACCTACACATTTATGCAACGAAACATAAGGTCGATATTTGAAAACTATGGCTGGACCTACCTAAACTTAAACCTATGGGTGTATATACCTAAATATCTTTTCTAAACAAAAGCCAAGTTAAACTTAAACActaggtttttatttaaatgctaAGTACGTTATATTGATAACACTAGATGACATGAATTGCAGATTTCTTGCGTTccaggtaagtacctactcgaaAATTAAATGGCAATTAACCTATGAGTACCTAATTGGTATTTAATGAATGCAATTTGTTTGCGCCAACATTGGCCGGTAATGCTCTAAGTACATCTAATTAGTATAACTGACAAACTAGATTAACTATTTGATAGGTATTTGGGGAAAGCCCGCGACGATTAAAAAAGGAACTTTTAAATCGGGAAAGagttaaatcatttttatgaaCATCCCACGATTAAAAGTAGGGATGAAGGCATCGAAAGATTAAAAACACAAATCATATTTGTTTAACTAAAACGGTGATTTCACTCAAAATTTATCATAAAACAActaataaagtacctaagtgTAAATTCCTTAGTCTTTGTGAACTTTTTTTGTCCACACAGATAGAAACATTGCGATATTGGATAGGTATATGTACTTACATACGTAGATAAGAACACATAGTTATTTAAACaccttttaaaataacaaaacaaacgtAAGAAAATCTGTCGAGGATGCCATTTATTTATCATGCTACGTCTATTTAGACACAGGTAACCTATTTGACAAGATAAGAATAGTATGACGCTGAcaagaagtaaaaaaaacggtgtACTTAATTTGTTCAACATTAAATAATTCACCCATTTTTTATGGTCCCATAAAATGGCAACGTGTAATCCGTAGAATCCTTACAATATCGTTGACTATCATATGTAGGTGGAAGTTTctgaaaaaattataatgttgtttccgagaaaattttactacttaggtacttatttacatTGTTCTTACAATACACCttctttacataattatatacattTCGAAGATTACTTTAGGCTTCTTGCTTCCGAATTGCGGaaatgaaagatgttttatgtgAAGAGATTTATGTGAAGGATTATTATTGCGACTtgaaactaagtaggtataggCTTAAATAAAATGGGAGCAAAACTAACCTTTGATCCCATTGAGTTCGTCGAACACGTTGGAATGACGGATGCCATTGCTCAAAGAAAATTATACTTCACAAAAATAATTGCACTTAAACTCAGAACATGTACCGCACCGCACTGTCCCAGGGCGAAAGCACTACTGACTGAAGTGTATGTACAGGTACCTCAGAACATCAGCCCCGCCCCCGATGCAGCTCTATCGCTGCCACCCCACCCCACTGCCGCGCCCGGCAAACTCGCGTGTGAGCTGAGTgagacaagaaaataataaagttacctaatgtaattgttaatttattgaacaAAATATCTGTTCAATGCAAGTCCCTTTTATTTAGGAATGGAAACAAATTCACCTGATTTTATTACAAAAGACGCAATAGACGCTAACAATTGTTATAAGAGATACCTTCAACAgaaatacgtacctacctagtaattAGCTCGCTTTAATGACGTTTCAGCGACATTAACTGAAATTAGGCAAATACTCAGAAACTCAGTTTTACCTACTCAATACCGGGAATGTCAGTTTAAGACAAAACGCATAAAATAAGAGTTCATGATGTTAATTAACTGTAACAAGTCGTGACTgaaacctgcagggctactatgaaactcgaaactcgaagttcgtgtcgtgttgtccctcttgctctcgtatcaaatagttcaagtgtcagagggaccgcacgacacgaacttcgagtttcgagtttcgtagtagccctgctgaggcgGTATTGGAGAGATATTtcttattgttttaataatagaTGTTAATTAATAGGTAACTAATATTGAAAACTTCAGACATCCTAagcgcatttatttatttatttggcttattattattaatttaagttagttcattgcatttatttttaaatatcttatttttttaattatttaaaaaaatattcgtatattTTGCCAAGACAGTAAATCTACTTATTTCCACTAACTCTACACTCGTATTTTGTACTGTTTGTTAGTTACGTTTCGTTATAAGAAAATGAAactacattattttaaaaacggccagtattaaatttatatctaaatattatacAACCTCGCTGAaacctttttgtttgtttgctttgtTATCCGTTCAGTTATCTACATACACTCTATCTAGCTCTAGCATCACTTACACCCACTCTAAATAACGATACCAATCCGTCATTAGTAGGCAGTAAACAGTATATTTTaaagttgcaaaaaaaaattataagaatTGCAGCTGTACGAGTATACaatcttttgtttgtttttttattgtttattattttatagtctACCACGTGTTTACTTACCCCAACTATCGGTAAAATGACGGGTTCTaagaaatttgttttgtttttttctttggaCTTTGGACATGTCTTTACTTCGCCTGATAAATGCTGTTAAGTTATTATACTCCATCATTATTCTTACTTGCCACAAACTTGTTAAACGTGAAAATGGCGAATAAGAAAAAACCGTCATGAGAGTAAAACCTACTTGCGAGATCCTATAATTGGCGTTATATTATTGTTActatataagtataaaaatcggttcaattttttgttataaaaaatatttttctcgctttttggtgtaaaagatctaagatacattAGTttcatgtcaactgctcgtcatcttttacgaaaaaatgcttttttccgatgcagagacgttcattattgaggagtcctggtgcttcgtcacccgttccatttcaacATTATgtattacgatgagcttaaattgtttagaaactgtgttaaagtagagaattgaaattaaacccgTGTGGTACTTGTTActgagtagtcgctccgttggtcaaatgtggtcttcattatCAGTTCCATGTCAccaaaatgatgattttcaagagcaaatgcacgagttactactaaataataatatatcgaaattaccataggtgtccctacaatatttgaagatttCCCCCGATTTCCTTTGGATCCAATCATCaaatcctgatttggtgcttatgcaacctaattgaaagcattcctagacgaacgatttttttttattgaattcagttcataaatgacggagttctgaggtaacaaacataaaaaaatacaaccgaattgataacgtcctcctttttttgaagtcggttaaaaataagtttatttgtaatttatagtTGTTGGATCtccgaaaataataaataagcaaataaaaataaaagtgtaTTTCTTCTCTCCATTAAACGAACagctaaattttaatatcaacaGGTAACGGCATAAAATGACCAATTAGTAGTGGACAGACGGTCCACTATCCTAATAAagctctatttaaattaaaatcacgcCTTTATGatctttttatatgtatttcaaatcaactCTCTTCGTTGGCAGCTCGTATACAAGTCTTCTGTAACCCCCTTGCGTCCATtcgttattataatatttaaaaatggaaataGGCTGCCAGTACTAACTGAACGAATACAAGGAGTTAGTACAATATCAGTCCTTTAAGTGTCGCTATTCGTAGGTCGCTATATAGAGATtacactgtacctacctatgaaaGAGCGGCGAGACTGTCTGACAAACAATGTAAAGCCGTAAATACCTACTCTAGCTACAGACTTTGTTACCCAAATACTGCATTTGTAAAAATGCCAGATAAGGAAGTACACAATGCAATCGCTACAATGATTTATTAGTTGCTCGATCCCGTATAGCTGTGAGAACAATACAGAGCCAAGTCATAAATCATTTACTATATATCTACCTAAGCTCTctgtttatcatattttttattataatagtaaaaaaaatgcacgGGATCATCCTTTTCTCTTGTATATAAGGTAAGAACCTACATTGTTGTATAATTTTCGACTACCTGAACTGGAACAGTAAGCATTCAACAGCCTATGTTCAACGATAAGCTGCATGGTCTTTGTGCGTATTGTTTTGTTGACCAGGTAGGTATTAGCCTGTTATACCAGTGTCGATAACCGTCCGTTTCAGCTCCGGGGCCATAAAAGCTCGTTTTCGAAGCTCTCGCCCGCTTTTGGGAGGTTTTTTGGATCTCGCGCCCGCAAGCCGCTGCAAAGTGCGAGCGAGAGATCCGATAAACTCGGAAGAGCGAGCGAGAGGTTAGAAAACGGAGTTTTATGGCCCCAGAGCTCGGATGATAGCGAGTCTAGTGTAGAAGAAAACACCATTCAGATAGGCAATTGTTTTGTtgtaggttaaaaaaaatataacaaaaaatttaaccgactacaaaaaccatgaaaataattttctactactcgtagtctgaagtcggtcggtgcctcagcacgagccagcaggagtggacctttaGTCATCTACCTCAACTACGGACTTTATACGAGTaatgggcttcaatcactcctactggctcgtgctgaggcaccgaccgacttcagactggtagaaaattattttcatggttttttgtagtcggttaaattttttgtttatacaaatttttttcacgctttttagtgtaaataatctaagatacaatagtttaatatcaactgctcgtcaccttttacgaaagattgctttttccgatgcagagccgttcattattgaggagtcctggtgcttcaccacccgttttaccatatgcattacgaggagcataaattgcttagcaactgtcaaagtaattaaaatttaaccctgaaatacttgttattgagtagtaactccgatggtcaactatggtcttcattatcagttccacttcaccaaatgatgattttcaagagtaaatgcacgagttactactaaatatattcaatttactataggtgtccctacaacatttgaagagttccctcgatttccttaagatccaatcatcagatcctgatttggtgccataggacctaattgaagacattcttagatgaacgtaaaaaaaaatctaatcggttcataaatgacggagttctgaggtaataaaaaaaaatacgaccgAATTGATAATCTCCTccattttgaagtcggttaatagaAGTACCTACTAGCAAGCAACAATTCTGAAATAAGAATGTAGTAGTAGTATATAGAATATACAGTTACCCCAAATAAAATTAGAGATCGTTGTTAGCAAGTTTTGGGAAAATGAATCGttgatgatactgcaatgccgtGAAAAAAAGTTTTGCGAATTTGAGATTTCGCAGCTggtataaataaacacaaaaatactTCATTTTAACACTCTCCAAAAAAATGCCTCTAGCCAGATAGCCATTTTTGGTTACGCGGCATAgcagtatcatcgacgaaaTGCACTCCAATATTATACACGTTGTACTTTTTGAATCCATTaattttaagggaacattcaacatCTCTCTTTCTGATTGAAATATAATAACTACTACTGAAATCTCtcctaatgttataaatgcgaaatgttTGTAAAACGGTTTCATTTAGCTTGCAAAGCTTTTGTCTTTGAACTTTAGTACttgattattaatttcagcctGACCATTAGTACCTCCAGACCTTCCTAAGAAAAAGTATttatagacggacggacggacagacggaatgataatatcataaatatcatgggacacttgacaccaattgacctagttcctaactaagcaaagcttgtactctggatactaggcaacgtataaacataattatatagataataaaTAGATACTTGAATAGGTACGTTTTGTCTGGCCCTACGCTACGAagtgagagtgagagggacgttacgatacgaactttgtaGTAGAGAACCCCTGTAGAGAACCATTAACCCCTGGTATACTTAGAACGCGGATCTGCGCCAAATTTAAGgcttttttgttgtttatttatttgaatcagCAGCATTTGCGCTTATTAAAGCAGATGAGACTTGaatgtagtttatttttattctagcaTACGAGGAGTTatcaataaaaagtttttaatttttgctcttAAGATAAGTCGAGATTAGTTAAGTGCGCCCaaaggtaataaaaatactataattttacaatgttcatttattattttattcatttgtttacATGACACACATGTACATGACggttataattattatcgttATATCCAGATACTTCAAATCAATTATACTTATAACTAAGCTTAGAACTATTAGGTATACTTAGGTATAAACAAACGTTAATTATTAGTGCCACTGCACTGTTACTGGGTGTGGTGAACCCATTAGTTTActaataaactaattatttcgCTGAAAATATCCAGCCGCCAGAGAAAACTGATTCAATGACAACAAGTAAgtaatttactgtttttatttcataatcaaACAATTTTCGTATCTAGTTACTAATTCTTTGCCTATAACTAATTTGCTTTTTGCCCTATTGTCAATCAATGTAAACCGTTAAGTAAGGTACGTCGGCACTGTTACATATAAACACAACTATAGGAAGCTGATAGAGGTACCTATTCCAGAGAATTCTTAACAATACTAtcagctagtttaaaaaaacaccaAACAAAACAGTAGGTATAATGTACGAAGGTAATATTTGTACCAGTGATAAGTCCATCATTCATCAACCAGCTTCAAAGCCACTGGGGGTTCTCAATAGAGCGGCGTAGTACTTCTTGACATCCCATAGGCCTACAGCTTTTTAAAGCACAGGTTAGGCCGCTTATGGAGTGCTCTCATATCTGGGCTGGAGAGTCCTAGTATCAGCTTCTTCTCGCATCCAACGTAAGGCTGCTCAATTTTTTGATGACCAGGAGTACTCTGATCAGCTTGATCCACTGGCTATGCTGAAGGATTTAACATCTCTTTACATTTTGTACcgctgactattgcaaaacatAGTCAACTTCGACGCTGCTAAGCGCGTGGCGAAGAGATGCGGGCAACTCGGGGATGCAGTATATCGGATCGGATAGCGGTGGCAGTGGAAGCGCGTCGTCCGACTTCTCGTAGCTACTGTACGACAAATACAACTGCGACACGTGCTTTATCTCATCTTCCGTCATCGACACTCCTCGCAGTGAACTCGTAAAATCTAACCTCGACTCGTCGCACTTTGAACATTCGTCAAATAGCATCGTTTTCTCGTACACCGGCTTGTTCTGGATTGGTTCGATGTAaacttgtttcttttttttttgaggatTTGTGGTGGCAATGAGGGCGGTCTTCTCCACTGTCAGATAACACGACGAGGCTGCTGCGGTACGTCTGCGCACCGGTCGGCCCGATTAACTCTCCTCCTCCCCTTATTAGAGACAGTCGCAGCTGTTCTGAAGGATTCTCGATGTCGTAATAAATGCACCGCGATTCTGAACTACTCTGAGCGGTATTTGCAATCGAAAGACTGTACTTCAGGTGTATCCGCCTCGGCTTTGTGCTGAACTTCAGATAAACGTCTATTGGTATTTCTATTGACGCCGACCCGGACTCTTCAATCTCGTATGGCGGCTCTCGAAGAACTGCAAAGAATATtgaatattgaataaattaaaaaataaaaacgttcaTTAGAATCTGACAGTTCATAGGTATATGTAAAGTTCCAAGTGTGCATTGGACCCGCGTGGGGCACACGCTGCTCAAGCCTCTTTCTAAGACAAGGCAGCAGTGGGACATGGTAATGTTAGCTGGTGGACTAGGTATGTTGgtatgatttttaaattttatgttttattttttgatatttatgcgAAAAAGGTAGATGAAAAGTATTATAAACCATATATATttggaatgggctaattattagctttcgtTTGATACCCAATAttgttacaatatatttttcgcagacgccatattgaattaGTACTCTACCCTATGTCACTACGGAAGTTATAatgaatccaatgatacctcacaTGTTAACATTAATTATAACATATATTTACATTAACATTTTAGAATTCCTATGAAAATTCAGCAAATatagaaatttaaattcaactgccagatcttAATGTTCACCTTCGATCAATTTCATAGAGATTCGGTGGAAGTACTTCCATGCAGCCGATCGTTAAACATTAAACTGAGTAGGTACGTGCGGAGTCCGCTCCGAGGGAAGTGGCAGATGGGCAtaatggttcacgcgagcgaagccgcgggttgaGTCTAGGGATATGTAATTAAGTCGATGGCTCACCTCGCTTCGGGTAAGTAAATAGTATCTCAGGGTGCAGATGGAAGACAACTTTTTGTACGAATGTACTAATGTTTGCGCCTGCGACGCCGCGCACCCACACGCGCCAGTCTAGCGCAGGCGCGCGCCCCAGTGGTAAGAGGCGCGGCTCGCACGCGTGTCCCACCTCCAGCCAAATACGTACGCACATCTGTAACACAGTCAAGTTATCAATTTGTAATAGACATAAGTTTTCTCAGTACTTTAATAGCACTACAATATCTTACGAatactgttttaaaataaatctccATTATCTTTTCGTAAGGAAGTGCaacaaatgcaaataatttaACTGAATTCTAAATAGAAGCCAAGTAGGTACAACGAATAATACTAGGACTTTATTTGTATGGTATTTTGGTAACTAGATAAAATGAATCGCTGATTTCTTGCGTTCCAGGTAAGTACGCGAAAATTAAACAGCAATCAACCTAATTGGTATACCTATaatgaatttaatttgtttgtgcaAACATTGGCCGGTAATGATCCATGTGATTTAGTTAGTCTAATTATGTCCCTGACAAACTTGTATTGTGATAAtcggtaaaattaaaatttaaacgaaCGGATGGATAAAACGATTGAACTATTGTAAAAAgagttaaataattttgatgaaTATCCCACGGTTAAGAATGAGTAagtgccgaaaaaaaaaaaaaaaacaagcgtgTCTGCGCTTGTTCGGACACGTAATAAGACGAGAAGATAAACATATGAACAGAAGAGTACTTAATATAGAACAGAAAAAGATGGGCCGTGGACCACCATCAATGGGTCCATATCAGCTCGCATACttgttgaaagtccgaatgtaatgtttgtcagaatgatcgtttgtcataactcttttttctctgaatctaataatttttcagaatcattataaaacaaacctaacccaacctatagttttctataggatgaccatttaaaaatttcagaaaaaattgaggtttcagtgggaaaaaaatgatgacaaaagatgattcggacaaaaattacggtaggTATGGCTACCAATGAGTActtatgcgaactttggcgctcccttcGCACCAATACTAGGAGGGCTAACACCAAATAGATTGGAACAGTAGCCAAAAGAAAGAAGATGATGTAGAAAGAAGTACTGTGCtctgcatatttatttattcacctaaaataaattacaaacaaacacattaaAATCTGTCGAGCTGTCATTTATTATGCCCTCTCTATACAAACAGGTATTTTTGACATGGCAACGTTAAAGAAGGAATGTTGGGTATGTAAGAATAGGtagtttagttaaaaaaaacactaaaaaaaacgtgtaattttgtcaatatcAAACAACCTTTTTGATGGTCCTAAACGTAGATTCCGCAAAATATCGTTAAAATGAAACTAGAGCAAAACTAACCTTTGATTCCATTGAGTCTGTAGAGTGACTAAGGCTATTGTTCAATAAAATCACAATTCACAGAAATAATTgcacgaaaataaaaaaaggattaaaAAGTATACTGCACTGAGCCAGAGCGAAGGCACTAATGAGGTACGTACAGGTACCTCAGAGCAGTAGAGTAGCGGTACCTCAGAGCATCACTCCCGCCCTGATTCAGCTCCATGGCTCCTCCCCACGCTTCCCTTTCCCACTGCCGCGCACAGCAAATTTCCTTCTCAgctgagaattaaaaaaaattaaaggtaatatttttatatatttttttttataaaaactatgaaTCAGTAACTTTCCTGAAATAATTTAGTTCAAGGAAGTTAAAAAAGCGAACACGAAGTGAAATAGATTAATCCAAACTGGACCGTTTatcaaaacttaattttatctaGGAATAAAAATCAAGTTTACCTACTAATTGAAGTACCTAAACAATTGTTGTAAGATATAACAACTCTCAACTAAAATAcgtagtaagtaagtacctatttagcTTGCAGCAATGACGTTTATGCGATATTAACTAAAagacaaaacaaatcaaataagATAGCTCACGTTATCAACTGTAACAGCTGAAAGCTGAAACTGAAAGCTATCTATgaaaggaaagtaaaatagttcATTTTTGATAAAAGAACGTCAGtttgtaacatggcaaacctccgcggtgcgcaactggccgcttacagaagaaaaaaaaatctaaattctaaattattgatactcgTTTGTTTTTTCCGGTCTttggctctactatttggcaaggcgtaagccgaaatttgattttctttacaagaaaatattaattatttactcggtgatagctaTTTCACTGACTACTATTTGTTATATAAGGGCTGCGACTATTGCAGGTattgtaaatacttattattatctctatttctaacatttatttcttgtctacattttgtaaaatctaatccaagtctcgtttagCTCTCTTTCGCTGGTCCGACGCTAAAACGAGGcttggatgggtgctgcaagcaagcagtaaagcagggtgtttcattccagcccttcctttttcctgctgTTCTTCCCATCTCCACTTTCACTCCGCTCCGCTGTCTCGGAGCAAATCGCCGGCGCGACTGGACGCTCCGAGGCTACCTTATCACCCTGCCCTGTTTCCCTACCTGTCCTAgaagtctcaggccagtgttttttttaatttatctacaagagcagtgctgactgaaataattgtatatatttttcttttgtattatatttttattttgtaacaacacgccttttatttctccgaccggctagccggttacCAGTTAAGCGAAACTATTGGAGAGATATTGTTTCTTAGGTGCTGTTGTATAAGTCCATAAAACACGTCTCTACTCTTTAGCCAATGACCGAGGAGTAAGTAGAGTTATTCCTGAAGAATGTTCCAGATAGAGCAAGAGCTCGCGACAGgcagaccttcgttatagtatAAAGGTAatttcacctcacgacagcgagaaaaatagtaggtaaatggaagaaaataaattgaacacttataaatcagtttcaggttatgctagctagcGTATGCCAGCGGCTTTTTCGAAATCGCAGAATTCTCATCCCATGGAATTATATCAAAATACATTCACGTTCTTGTCTCCATAAAAAGAGATAATTTCGAAGTCCAACTAAAAGTCTAGCTTTCTAGATCCAGAGTTTCGGTTGGACGTTGATAATGATGTGAGTAAGCCagtactttttaaccgacttcaaaaaaggaggttctatgttccaatgtttgtatttttttatgtatgttcaccgattactcagtcaattgtggaccgattttcaaaattatttctgtaATCTAAAGGGTATTCTTTTGAGGTGattccattgtcaccaaatcaagatctgatgatgagaTCCCGGGGAAATCGAGGgtaaacctcaaattttataggcacacctatggcgattttggcattttaagcattaaaataagcattaacattcagaaagtatcatttgttAATTtgaacctgatgaagaagaccgaagatgaccaatggaactcgtcaaagctaagtaatgctcgctcgtctataaacgatcatgattaatatacctagataagtgaCTAAGAAGGAGGTTTAAGTTAATATTCTTTCGAattgatctgatgctgaagccggaaggtaggcaacggaactctgttataaaacaacgtaactaagccgtgttcgggcttaatggaatcgttggaGATGTACAACGGAACAGTCTATTATCTTGTGAACTTATAACTTCATCTAGCGGTTCGTTTGGCAATATCTCAGTCACCCCTTTCCCGCTTTCGGTCAGTTCCCTTAAAACTGTCATGCTTATGGCCACGTTTTTATCAATGTAAGTCGTTTTTCTGATATTTTGATGTAAAAAACTGGAATTTCGCTTAGCTGTCACTTGCGTCCAGTCTCACATATCCCTAACTTGATTAATAACTGTCAAGCATTGTCTGTTTTAAGTATAAAACATTATGAGATCAGTGTtagcttaaaaaaatcaaaattataaattgttttcattactaaccaaaaggaaaaacggaccAGGCACAACGGTCCACTGGTCCATTTTGCCTTTACTTGCTTTACATTTGCACTTtttctataatatttatttttgttttgtaccttttattgcCAACCAAGTTAAGTTGGGTAAGGGCAAGGGCAGGGGGCAAGGTAAgggcaaagccaaaggaaaaGGAAGCGATTCGTCAGAAGAAAAAGATGCTCAGTGTCAATGCTCCATCTGTATTCAGAGTCCAACGAACACTGTGTAAAATTTGTAAGAAGTGAGCTCACTATCATTGTGCTATCATTGTGTTGTGACGAAGATGAAGACGCTAGGTCCATTTTGCCTTCAAGTGTGTTCCATTTTACCTACCCATGAGGGCAGAACGGAACAAAACCAAGATTTTGGAAATCATCCTATATCTCGTTTTTCCTGTGATTTGATTAAAGTCTgactaattaatattatagaataataaatacttGTTTATTTCTTACAAATGTCTCATAAATAAAGCTGTTAATTATTCAAATATGTATGTTTTCCCTTAAGTGTGCCGTTTTGCCTTGCTTTCccctataactacttttttacattttaaaagttgacagaaatgccgactaaaatcagaccatgttatccatacctttgtattaatccttatccaaataaataattttatattcaagacggttgcATTACCTGTaggtagattactttttgaattattcaaattgga includes:
- the LOC141440067 gene encoding LOW QUALITY PROTEIN: protein AF-9-like (The sequence of the model RefSeq protein was modified relative to this genomic sequence to represent the inferred CDS: inserted 2 bases in 1 codon) codes for the protein MESKMCVRIWLEVGHACEPRLLPLGRAPALDWRVWVRGVAGANISTFVQKVVFHLHPEILFTYPKRVLREPPYEIEESGSASIEIPIDVYLKFSTKPRRIHLKYSLSIANTAQSSSESRCIYYDIENPSEQLRLSLIRGGGELIGPTGAQTYRSSLVVLSDSGEDRPXIATTNPQKKKKQVYIEPIQNKPVYEKTMLFDECSKCDESRLDFTSSLRGVSMTEDEIKHVSQLYLSYSSYEKSDDALPLPPLSDPIYCIPELPASLRHALSSVEVDYVLQ